Within the Kineococcus mangrovi genome, the region CGTGCGGGCCGAGGGGCTGCGCAAGACGTACGGCCGGGGGGACGCCGTCGTGCACGCCCTCGCCGGGGTGGACGTCGAGTTCGCCCGCGGTGAGTTCACCGCCATCACGGGCCCCTCGGGGTCGGGCAAGTCCACGCTCATGCACTGCCTGGCCGGCCTGGACACCGCGAGCGCCGGCCGCGTGTTCCTCGGCGACACCGAACTCGGCGCGCTGCGGGACGGGGACCTGACGCGGTTGCGCCGCGAGCGCGTCGGTTTCGTGTTCCAGAGCTTCAACCTGCTCCCGGTGCTGGACGCCACCGAGAACGTCCTGCTGCCGCTGCGGCTGGCCGGCCGTTCCCCCGACCCCGCGTGGTTCGACGACGTGGTGCGCCGGCTCGGTCTGAGCGAGCGGCTGCACCACCGCCCGCACGAGCTGTCCGGGGGTCAGCAGCAGCGCGTCGCGGTCGCCCGCGCCCTGCTGCCGCGCCCGGACGTCGTGTTCGCCGACGAACCCACGGGGAACCTGGACTCCCGGACGGGTGCGGAGGTCCTGAGCCTGCTGCGCGGCAGCGTGCGGGAGGTGGGGCAGACGGTCGTCATGGTCACCCACGACCCCGTCGCCGCCGGGTACGCCGACCGCGTCGTGCTGCTGGCCGACGGGCGGATCGCGGGTGGTCTGGCGAACCCGACGCCGAACGACGTCCTCGACGCGCTGCGCGACCTGGGGGCCTGAAGCGTGCTCCGGGTGACCCTGGCCCAGGTGCGCGCCCACGGCGCGCGCGTCGCCGCCTCCTGCCTGGCGATCGTCATCGCGGTGGGTTTCGTCGTGGCGACCCTGTCCCTCGAGGCGACCGCGAGGAACGGTGTGCTGCAGTCGATCGGTGCGCAGTACACGTC harbors:
- a CDS encoding ABC transporter ATP-binding protein, with protein sequence MSGIDQPAGTPAVLQAARPAVRAEGLRKTYGRGDAVVHALAGVDVEFARGEFTAITGPSGSGKSTLMHCLAGLDTASAGRVFLGDTELGALRDGDLTRLRRERVGFVFQSFNLLPVLDATENVLLPLRLAGRSPDPAWFDDVVRRLGLSERLHHRPHELSGGQQQRVAVARALLPRPDVVFADEPTGNLDSRTGAEVLSLLRGSVREVGQTVVMVTHDPVAAGYADRVVLLADGRIAGGLANPTPNDVLDALRDLGA